The Naumovozyma dairenensis CBS 421 chromosome 8, complete genome genomic sequence AACAGCCGGCTGCATCTACGTACAGAATTGACATACATACGacaaataatgaaagaaaGGCAAAAGCAtaagatattatttattgtaaTGTATATACGCTCTACGTGAAGTACATATATTGTCTTTCTCATAGTAACTTATAAGGTTACTCATGATGGGGAATTGTCCCTCTCCCAGTGCACGTGACAGAAATATCAGGGGTTACCCTCCCTTTTCTGGGTTTTCGTGGCTGCCAAAATTGGGAAAAAGCCGTCAAAGTTGCAAATAGTAAGCAAAGTGAAGATtgatatatacatatatagtTAGTTTACAAGTAAGTAAATAACCTTTTTGTGCAGTAGAGTGTGTATAAcagttttttttctttgccACTTTTTGCCATTACTCTTTACCAAGGTGTTTTTGTACTGAGAGGAAAGTGTCACGAAAAAGTACAGTGGTAACTCGACACATATATAACGCAAAGCAACCATGTCCTCTTCTATTATAACATCACTTACGCCAAACCAAGtcaatgatgaattgaacAAAATGCAAGCTTTCATCAGGAAGGAAGCTGAAGAGAAGGCCaaagaaattcaattgaaagcagatcaagaatatgaaattgaaaagactAGTATTGTACGTAATGAGACTAGTAACATAGACACGAATTTCGAAGctaaattgaagaaattatcCCTAAAGCAACAAATTACTAGGTCCACCATTGCTAATAAGATGAGATTGAAGGTCTTGAGTGCAAGAGAAGAATCAttgaatgatatatttgattCAGCTAAAGAAcaattgattgaattgGCTAAAGATGAAACTAAATATAAACCGATTTTGAAAGCTTTGATTCTGGAGGCTTTGTTCAGATTGTTGGAAAACAAAGCAGTAATTAGAGTTACTGAAAGGGACTCGAAGATTGTTCCATCTTTATTAGATGATGTGAAGAAACAATATAAGGAAGTTACTAAGAAggatattgaaatttccGTTTCGaaagattatttgaatgaaaatattgcaGGTGGTCTATTTGCAACCAATGGTGATGGTAAAATCGAAGTTAATAACACTCTGGAGGAAAGATTGGACTTGTTAAGTCAAGAAGCTTTACCTGCTATTAGATTAGAAATGTTTGGTCCTTCCAAGACAAGAAAGTTTTTCGATTAATCAAAGCCTCACAAAACcctattattatttcctaTATCCCCTTATTTTTCTATGTACTGCCTGCCTTGAGAGCAGTATTTAACTAATTATAAATCGAACATATAAACATTTTGAATAAGtcaatacaatacaatcCATAATCCTTCTTATCGTAACGCTGTTCGAGGTTCTTGCTAATCTCTGGGAGTAATGATcgtattatttattattatacatGGCGGCGCTACCTTATTTTATTAACGCTTCCAAAGTTAAACGTATTgcctttgaaaaaaaaaaaaggtaattgttattatatgTCTATGTCTGGAAAAGTCAAAAGACAGATCAATAAACATTGATTGACGCCAAGGAAATATAGTGAACTGTGGCATTCTTACAGGAGGTACAGtgtgaaaatatatatgatatatatatatatgatattgttgttgcaGAAGTTGTTTTATGATCAAAGGTAAGAATAATTACCTTCCCATTTCCTTCCAAACAACACTGAAAATAGAATAACAGCATACTCTCGATGAGTTCTATCGATATCAAATTAATTCAATACAAATCTGTATTGTACATATTAAACGACGCtacaaaaaatttgaatacaTTGGCAGATAGTTTGAAGGCTCctcaaaggaaaataagcacgaacaataataacaataaaataataccCTTAATTAATTACACTTTATCCTTACTTGATGGAcctattttcaatatacATCCTATTCTAAGGAAACGATATAATCTATTATGTCAATTCAAATTGTGTAAATTGACCCAATTGGATCCACCTATATCGAATGACTTAATTGATCTGGACATGTCCTCCCCCCCTCGATGTTTAGAGACAATAACTGAATTGCAGGGGAAATTatatgatgaagaattacaatGGAGGTTATTGACTTGTCTGAAACAATTGATTATAAATACAACGATGatatataataagaatctaaaacaattacaattgGAAAGGAACTCTCCTATCTATCTCCAACAATTTAGGTCTGGCTTTAAGAAATTCgatattttacaaatagAAGATATCGTCCAACCCATTGAGATGTCATTGATCTTAGATTTTGCCGTTTTGATAAGAGACCACATGACAGATACTTCCCTTAAATcaatggaaaaattacaatGGCAATTACTACAAAAATTCCTTTCCTTCATGAATGAGGAAATTATAATCAACATGAAATTATTTGTCAAGAAATTGAGAAATTTTTCGAAAACTCAAGATTTTAAAGGCTTGGCTCCAGCTTCAATGTCTCATGTTTTGATACGGCCCATTCAGGAATCTATCGTTTATAGGGTATATTCCTTCCTGTTACGATGTTTATGTTTATCACAGACATCAATTAACTTGATTAGACAAATATTTTCTCCCAATAAGGAACAATTCAACAGTATTAGATGGAAATTAGCTATGGAAAATACCTATTGTTATGAATTGACTTTAAACAAATTATATGCTATTGAATCTGGATCAGGATCTGGTATTATACaatctttaaaattattgattgataatatcaatagTTACGCTAGACTACCATTGGAAGATTTACATAGACCAACACCTGAATTTATCATGGAATTATATCAATCTCATATAATTAATGGTTTCCAAACTTTTAgagatattttgaaaattatgaatAATTGGCTTACCATGTGGAAATTCGCTAGAAATAATTCTATTGGTGtatcaaaattgaaagatttagaCCAAGTTGGACTGGACAAGATGTTAAATGAAAGGAAGGTTGTTGACagattgaaatatttggaaaatcAATCGAAActaaaggaaaagaaaaaaaataccatGTTGCAATCATCAAGGACAAGCACTTTTTCAtctgtttcttcttctttatcaacTTCACCAAACCCAATGTCTCCTTTGAAACTCTCACGGACAACATCAATAGAGAACGCAGCCGGAAAGAAAATTCGTAACGTCAAAAAGGAGATAGCAAATAATATTCGATCTAAAACCAATTCACCAACAATATCACGAAGAGGTTCTATAACTCCAAGATCGGGCATATCTGCCAATTTGgatgaaaagaaatcaacGAAAAATACAAGTAATCGTTCAGTTCTTTCAAATGGGCGTCGTCCTAGATCTAGTTCATTGCAATCTTCATTCAATCAAAACAAGACGACAAGGGCAAGTAGTAAACTTTCCAATGAATTATTACCTCCTTCACAACAAGatgaacaacaaaagaGGTCTAATTCTTTAGAACCCTCTGCGACTATAAATCAAAGAATTGTACAAAGCGCAGTGAAACATTCCATGAACCAGCAAAAGTTGGTCTTACCAATTCCATACATACAATCTAATGAGACCACGACAACAacgtcatcatcatctttatcagCACAGAGTTATTCTACTGCATCGAGTAAACTTTCTTCACCACAACCTCTACCGACACCTTTATCAACTTCATCACACAAGGATCGTCttactaataataacacaGTATTACAAGAAGttgaaacaagaaataatcATTATATTAACGATGACTTAATCGCAATCGAAACACTTGACTTGAATAATAACtacagcaacaacaatataataataaagaaagtGCGATTCGTAGGTGTACCACCGATtactaaagaagaaaaccaTAAACCAACAAGACAAGGATGGTACAAGAAACCACCTGTACTATATTATCCGCCAATTCCTTCCGTCAAGCCGACGATGACGACAACAAAATACTCATTAAGGAAGAACATACGACAAGAAGAAGGGTTTGCCTTTAGGACTAGTTTACGTGAACAACGAAAACACGGTAATGATGAGAATGGTATACTGCAATCGTCAGGGAATGAAAAGGGGAAAGAGAACATGGGTCATAGGTTAGCATCCAAACTACGTGACAAGCTTCGATAGAACAAAATATGTAAACGTACTTATATAGTTTGTCTTTAACACTCTGCGATGACTTCGATCCACAGTGTGTAATGTTTACGCGTGTTGTTGCAAATTGACGCGTTTTGTAATTTTCGAAcaagatttttttttccaagtTTCCAAATCTCAacattgttgttgttcttaCAGACAATGTGCATGTACGTACTTATTATGTTGATGAACAAGACGTGAATGGCCTGTGGGAAGACTAAAGATCAGATAGAGAAGCATTCGTAAGGGGACTGTATTCAGCATTGAAAGCACAAAGAAGCAAAAGCGAAGAAGAATGATACAACTAAACCAATTGATTTCCGTGCTTATGGTTGCCCTATGGCAATTCAGTTCCATTGTGGGAGCCAGTGATTCATCCTCTACATACTCTCCAATGGTCTTAGCCTTGTCACCTTTCACTACTGAATGTTTATATTATGatcttttgaaagatgatgatacttTAGTGGTTAGTTATCAAGTCTTGACTGGTGGTaactttgaaattgattttgaaattactGCTCCAGATGGATCGAAATTAGTGGAggaaaagcaaaaaaaatattctgaTTTCCTTTTGAAATCTTTCGGATTGGGTCAATATTCTTTCTGTTTCACTAATTCTTATGGCACCAATGTTAAGAAAGTAGAGGTCACTttagaaatggaaaaaaagattGATTCTtctgatattaataatgaagatatgaTTGCCTATAATGCAGTAGAAGAGATTGAAAGGAATTTGAATAAGATTACTAAGACtatgaattatttgagAGCAAGAGAATGGAGAAATATGTCAACTGTGAACTCTACTGAATCAAGATTGATTTGGTTATCTTTATTGGTTATCGGTGTTACCGTTGGGATTAACATATTGGAAGCTtttatcattcaattcttcttcaatggtCGTCAAAGGAACTTCGTTTAATCATTTGAACTACACGTATGTCCGTTtcttttgtaataataacctTTCTGAGAATTGTATTGGAATGTGGTTCTGCATAGGATAAtcttttttgaagaatatatatataaaaataaaattatgttcattgaaaaaaaaacaaagataaaataaatgattcCCTAAAAATGGCTTCTATTGCCCTTGTATATAGACTATAGATAGATAAGAATGTTCATCGTACATATATGAGGCTTTTTTTAAACATTGAATGCAGCTAATAAAAAACAAGTTAAGAATGAACCTTTAAAATAGACGTTATTAGCAGAATTCAAAGTCTTTGAATCgatattgaacaatttcATTAACCCCTCCTTACTGAGCACTTGTCTATTAATGACCAAAACATTACCCCTCATCAGCCACCGAACTGAAACTAAACTCAATAATCCCATTGCAATGAGTATTGATGATAACTTACTTACTATGACCCCCGCGACTATTCCGAATATCGAACCCAAGCATAGTTGTTTATATTGTTTCCTTCTAATCTCTTCCGGTGTCTTGACCAAGGATTGGACGGGGATACTGGTCCCTTGATCGGTGGTTAATTTCACATCGTTATAAATTGTTGAacttttcttaatattcttaATATAATACAGTGATGAAATACCAGTAAGTATACCCGTTGTAGTTGCTACAAAACGTGTATTCCATGTTGGGGATCTTAGAAGATTTTGGACAGCTCTTAAGGGCTGTGATCTGAATACGGGCTGTGTAATTTGGGATGGTAATCTTGGTGGTGCAAACGACCTAAATAATGACAAACGTTGGGCAAACatgttttttgttttgctTTTTGGTTATTTAATTTGATACCTCTAAAACGTAAACAGCGGTTCAGAAAATGTACTGCCTACTTGAATACGTATGTTAAGCTTGATACAAggataattttttataaatacTCCCACTTACTATCCCTAATAATCTGAattatcatatcatatcattgGGTCTGTTACCTGTTTGTATTCAGTTCCTCATTCGTTTAAAGATGAGGAGCAAAAAATTGTGCCAAAATCATCCCTTGATAGGGGCGCTATCATTGCATTTCATTCTACAGAATCATCACGctataaaataaacataatAGACTCATGACATTGACATTTACAATCTCCCATGAAGGTCACTGAAGCTCACATATTTAAGAGAATAATGACAGAGATATTTATGTTTAACCTTATATAAAACACTATAAAAGAACTTGTTTCCTACAAGTAATAAGGTTAAGAAACGAAATGTATCGTACTGTACACGGTGTTGGAGTTGGTATGTTATTGATTCACAATTGGGACATATCTGAATCCTATTTGGAACATTCTGCTCCTCCCACTCTTATGAGTGAgagtaatatataattatgtaaaatgtatatatagCACAAAAATTTCTCGTTTATATACTCATAAAATTTAATAGCACATCACATCACATGATGTACGGAGAGCAGCAATATTTTATCGCAGGAGGTTTTTCAGGCACTTGCAAGTTACAACGCAGGTGCATTATTTGAGGAGTTTTTCAGATCCTGACCCAAATGCGAAGAACATTGAAAAACACAGAGGAACAGCTAAGGCGGCTGCTCAAAATTTGGCTGcaagaaaaatttccaTCCAGTAaatacgtacgtacgtcAACAGCTTAAAATACATTTACGTATAGCAATCAATctattttggaatttaCGCTTATTACAGAAGCAGGGCTCTCGTATAAANNNNNNNNNNNNNNNNNNNNNNNNNNNNNNNNNNNNNNNNNNNNNNNNNNNNNNNNNNNNNNNNNNNNNNNNNNNNNNNNNNNNNNNNNNNNNNNNNNNNNNNNNNNNNNNNNNNNNNNNNNNNNNNNNNNNNNNNNNNNNNNNNNNNNNNNNNNNNNNNNNNNNNNNNNNNNNNNNNNNNNNNNNNNNNNNNNNNNNNNNNNNNNNNNNNNNNNNNNNNNNNNNNNNNNNNNNNNNNNNNNNNNNNNNNNNNNNNNNNNNNNNNNNNNNNNNNNNNNNNNNNNNNNNNNNNNNNNNNNNNNNNNNNNNNNNNNNNNNNNNNNNNNNNNNNNNNNNNNNNNNNNNNNNNNNNNNNNNNNNNNNNNNNNNNNNNNNNNNNNNNNNNNNNNNNNNNNNNNNNNNNNNNNNNNNNNNNNNNNNNNNNNNNNNNNNNNNNNNNNNNNNNNNNNNNNNNNNNNNNNNNNNNNNNNNNNNNNNNNNNNNNNNNNNNNNNNNNNNNNNNNNNNNNNNNNNNNNNNNNNNNNNNNNNNNNNNNNNNNNNNNNNNNNNNNNNNNNNNNNNNNNNNNNNNNNNNNNNNNNNNNNNNNNNNNNNNNNNNNNNNNNNNNNNNNNNNNNNNNNNNNNNNNNNNNNNNNNNNNNNNNNNNNNNNNNNNNNNNNNNNNNNNNNNNNNNNNNNNNNNNNNNNNNNNNNNNNNNNNNNNNNNNNNNNNNNNNNNNNNNNNNNNNNNNNNNNNNNNNNNNNNNNNNNNNNNNNNNNNNNNNNNNNNNNNNNNNNNNNNNNNNNNNNNNNNNNNNNNNNNNNNNNNNNNNNNNNNNNNNNNNNNNNNNNNNNNNNNNNNNNNNNNNATAGTGGTATGTAAGCTCTTGCCATGAGATTGTTCTTTCGTAGCTCTCTTCTTAAAAAACGGAAAAAATAGCACTTTCTGTATCTTTCCATCGCACAAAAAATTGGAAGGCCTTGGCATTTTTTTAGAATCGTTTTCTATTTCCTTAAACTATTTCTGATACATGCTTATGTTTTTATACGGTGGTCGCAATCTGGTCGATTTGGGGGAAGTTTCTTAGGAGCCATTCCCATAAGGCGACTCGAACAATGGCGTTTGATATTGGCATTAATGACTGTACAATGACTGCAGAACGCCTAGGAGCTTTTTTGTGTTATCCTTTTTAGACCCTGGGCTAAGTTACGTAGCTTTATGGAAGTGAGATCTCTGGAACTTGAAAGAACTAGATTGAAGTAGCCGTAGAATATGGAGGTTTTCCTGGGGTCCGGGTTAAGTGTCGGGGTGTTTATATCTGGAGACGGGCATGTGGCGACTATAACAATATCACCTTTTTAGAGACGgagttttcaaaattttgagATTTGCTCCCAATAGCAACGGAGTCGTTGATGCAATCGTTCTTCTGTATTCGTATTGGCGCTGTTAGATCTTCCAAAACATAAACTAAATGTTATGTGTTATGTTAGCATTACTACACTGTATCCAAGCCTATTTGTTATATGTCTTTCCATACAGGTTACTAGTGATCAGCCAACCATCGGGGCCGCTCGGTCCGATTGAATACCGGCCGTGTCAGTACTACTTAATATGCAGTCAGGGGGGTCTATATTGTATTGGACACTATGTCATAAGGTAGCTTATATAAGCAACCATGGTGGGACGTCTTTGAGTGCTGGATACCTTAGGTATTTACCATACTCCATATTACGTACGTAATCAAGAATACTTTGGATTTGGAA encodes the following:
- the VMA4 gene encoding H(+)-transporting V1 sector ATPase subunit E (similar to Saccharomyces cerevisiae VMA4 (YOR332W); ancestral locus Anc_7.63) encodes the protein MSSSIITSLTPNQVNDELNKMQAFIRKEAEEKAKEIQLKADQEYEIEKTSIVRNETSNIDTNFEAKLKKLSLKQQITRSTIANKMRLKVLSAREESLNDIFDSAKEQLIELAKDETKYKPILKALILEALFRLLENKAVIRVTERDSKIVPSLLDDVKKQYKEVTKKDIEISVSKDYLNENIAGGLFATNGDGKIEVNNTLEERLDLLSQEALPAIRLEMFGPSKTRKFFD
- the GIP4 gene encoding protein phosphatase regulator GIP4 (similar to Saccharomyces cerevisiae GIP4 (YAL031C); ancestral locus Anc_7.61), whose product is MSSIDIKLIQYKSVLYILNDATKNLNTLADSLKAPQRKISTNNNNNKIIPLINYTLSLLDGPIFNIHPILRKRYNLLCQFKLCKLTQLDPPISNDLIDLDMSSPPRCLETITELQGKLYDEELQWRLLTCLKQLIINTTMIYNKNLKQLQLERNSPIYLQQFRSGFKKFDILQIEDIVQPIEMSLILDFAVLIRDHMTDTSLKSMEKLQWQLLQKFLSFMNEEIIINMKLFVKKLRNFSKTQDFKGLAPASMSHVLIRPIQESIVYRVYSFLLRCLCLSQTSINLIRQIFSPNKEQFNSIRWKLAMENTYCYELTLNKLYAIESGSGSGIIQSLKLLIDNINSYARLPLEDLHRPTPEFIMELYQSHIINGFQTFRDILKIMNNWLTMWKFARNNSIGVSKLKDLDQVGLDKMLNERKVVDRLKYLENQSKLKEKKKNTMLQSSRTSTFSSVSSSLSTSPNPMSPLKLSRTTSIENAAGKKIRNVKKEIANNIRSKTNSPTISRRGSITPRSGISANLDEKKSTKNTSNRSVLSNGRRPRSSSLQSSFNQNKTTRASSKLSNELLPPSQQDEQQKRSNSLEPSATINQRIVQSAVKHSMNQQKLVLPIPYIQSNETTTTTSSSSLSAQSYSTASSKLSSPQPLPTPLSTSSHKDRLTNNNTVLQEVETRNNHYINDDLIAIETLDLNNNYSNNNIIIKKVRFVGVPPITKEENHKPTRQGWYKKPPVLYYPPIPSVKPTMTTTKYSLRKNIRQEEGFAFRTSLREQRKHGNDENGILQSSGNEKGKENMGHRLASKLRDKLR
- the ERP2 gene encoding Erp2p (similar to Saccharomyces cerevisiae ERP4 (YOR016C) and ERP2 (YAL007C); ancestral locus Anc_7.108); this encodes MIQLNQLISVLMVALWQFSSIVGASDSSSTYSPMVLALSPFTTECLYYDLLKDDDTLVVSYQVLTGGNFEIDFEITAPDGSKLVEEKQKKYSDFLLKSFGLGQYSFCFTNSYGTNVKKVEVTLEMEKKIDSSDINNEDMIAYNAVEEIERNLNKITKTMNYLRAREWRNMSTVNSTESRLIWLSLLVIGVTVGINILEAFIIQFFFNGRQRNFV
- the FUN14 gene encoding Fun14p (similar to Saccharomyces cerevisiae FUN14 (YAL008W); ancestral locus Anc_7.107) encodes the protein MFAQRLSLFRSFAPPRLPSQITQPVFRSQPLRAVQNLLRSPTWNTRFVATTTGILTGISSLYYIKNIKKSSTIYNDVKLTTDQGTSIPVQSLVKTPEEIRRKQYKQLCLGSIFGIVAGVIVSKLSSILIAMGLLSLVSVRWLMRGNVLVINRQVLSKEGLMKLFNIDSKTLNSANNVYFKGSFLTCFLLAAFNV